A window of the Camelus ferus isolate YT-003-E chromosome 22, BCGSAC_Cfer_1.0, whole genome shotgun sequence genome harbors these coding sequences:
- the LOC116659140 gene encoding complement C3-like, whose translation MWDFPMKKKTVASSQLILSPENHFMDQALVTIPESLVYPPQPGQQYLIIRANWAPTSFMEKLLLVAPHAGYIFIQTDKTIYTPEHWVQYRVYTVNHKMDPVSRTFTLDIKNPGGITVISQDWLAEDGVFTNSFQLPELISLGTWSIEASYQSAPKQKFKSAFEVKEYVLPSFEVQLTPNKTFFYFSDEALGVNIEARYIFNKPVDGHALAIFGVKLDSRRIPIQSSLQRVEISEGLGHVSLQKDTLMATFQGPEEDFIGASIFVNVTVFSSGATLTPGPWLRSGHHVPSQRRHSTHVTSSHLLPQFPHQRNGEIPEGLAEAETVLLCLLTFTKMGLPFQQALLLPRETEPPPQTSQSPCLSRG comes from the exons ATGTGGGACTTCCCCATGAAGAAGAAGACGGTAGCTAGTAGCCAGCTCATTCTCTCACCCGAAAACCACTTTATGGACCAAGCACTGGTGACG ATTCCCGAGAGCCTGGTATACCCCCCACAACCGGGGCAGCAGTATCTCATCATCCGAGCAAATTGGGCACCCACCTCATTCATGGAGAAGCTGCTGCTGGTGGCGCCCCATGCTGGCTACATCTTCATCCAGACAGACAAGACCATCTACACTCCTGAGCACTGGG TTCAATACCGGGTGTACACCGTGAACCACAAGATGGATCCTGTGAGCAGGACGTTCACTCTGGACATCAAG AACCCAGGAGGGATCACTGTGATCAGCCAGGATTGGCTGGCCGAGGACGGTGTCTTCACAAACTCCTTCCAGCTCCCAGAGCTCATCAG tcttggGACCTGGAGCATCGAAGCCAGTTACCAAAGTGCACCCAAGCAGAAGTTCAAGTCTGCCTTTGAAGTGAAGGAGTATG tGCTCCCATCTTTTGAGGTCCAGCTGACGCCAAACAAGACATTCTTCTACTTCAGTGATGAGGCTCTGGGTGTGAACATCGAGGCCCG ATATATATTCAACAAGCCAGTGGATGGACATGCTCTGGCCATCTTTGGGGTGAAGCTGGATTCCCGTCGGATCCCCATCCAAAGCTCCCTGCAGAGGGTGGAG ATCTCTGAAGGCCTGGGCCACGTCTCTCTCCAGAAGGACACACTCATGGCCACATTCCAAGGCCCAGAAGAGGACTTCATCGGGGCCTCAATCTTTGTCAATGTCACTGTCTTCTCCTCAGGTgccaccctcaccccaggcccctggctgaGGTCAGGACACCATGTCCCTTCCCAACGCAGACACTCCACCCACGTGACCTCAAGCcacctcctgcctcagtttcctcatcagagaAATGGGGAAATCCCAGAAGGGCTGGCAGAGGCTGAAACTGTGTTACTGTGTCTTCTTACCTTTACCAAGATGGGCCTCCCTTTCCAGCAAGCCCTGCTCCTCCCCCGAGAAACTGAACCTCCTCCACAGACCTCACAGTCCCCCTGTCTCTCCAGGGGGTGA
- the LOC102516684 gene encoding LOW QUALITY PROTEIN: complement C3 (The sequence of the model RefSeq protein was modified relative to this genomic sequence to represent the inferred CDS: substituted 1 base at 1 genomic stop codon): MDKAVSILNSKHKLTQKKVWDLVEEHDIGCTAGSGKDRLAVFKDAGLDMKMSTGMDTLASSDWHCPKSPPPSRHRRSLKRLETKRNAVNKFKTELEQKCCEAGLRESPVGLSCEERTRHVRHGPVCIAAFLSCCYLSEALTREAREEQLLLGTMDEDEDLDDIFLEDQPVRTLFPESWFWKKITLPKSELGISHFSTAVTVPDSITTWQFVAVSIKAGQGLCVSDPFELTVTKSFFVDLKLPFSVIRNEQVQIQAVLHNFRGNLVKVXVELPHKEPLCSAAKPGAPSRQAGGQIQQISRSIVLNPQGQTQTELVPKQDFLNKMPNTEAEVFVSVQGDILGETILGTLTPQETQRLLTVPNGCPEQTLSSLAPVIILTRYLDATGQWSKVGVELREEVMKNIVSGYTRMLTHRSADGTYHSSKGNPGSTWLMSYVFRVFALAYSTMTIRALDRHSLCDIANWIITQRQAKDGHFLEKGPVFMASMQGGYKGSEADISLTALVLIALNEGKELCNQEIPNLAASMKQARDFLEKKLPHIETTFAIAVVSYALALTGSPQANNRLDSFASQDKTHWPVGSLGENSLYTIEATAYALMQKLRLGRRNETHAIAKWLLEKRELGGGFQSTQTTVVAIEALTRFRKAVPFDGVQDLSVQIRAPKRALNVEWLIDENNAYQLRSAKFSAQDDLEIKASGSGRGTISILTTYRRSPESWKDSCNMYHLNVTLNTAPEENKKGEATFQLRIDTRFQGYREATMTIMEVSLLTGFYPNQDDLKQLTSDVERYAFQWEAKVDSNSSIVVLYLEKLSHKEDTVLGFRVHQMLQAEFLQAAQVMVYDYYEPSRRCSSFYNLPTERSYLQKICHRDVCRCAEEQCPSPKKDSNQLRQEELQAAACEVGLDFVYKARLESVETSTSNPYVYYNMQLQAIIKSGTDSAIPFNRKKFISHATCYDSLGLQEHETYLIMGQTSDLWRVKSEYFHVLGKETFLMHWPADGAVGKKELLDQLEGFSEYMHTHGCES; encoded by the exons ATGGACAAGGCTGTCTCTATCTTGAACAGCAAACACAAGCTCACACAGAAGAAG GTCTGGGATTTGGTGGAGGAACATGACATTGGCTGCACAGCAGGCAGTGGGAAAGACAGACTTGCTGTGTTCAAGGATGCTGGATTGGACATGAAGATGAGCACAGGGATGGACACTTTGGCAAGCTCAG ACTGGCACTGCCCCAAGAGTCCCCCTCCCAGTCGCCACCGCCGCTCCCTGAAGAGGCTGGAGACCAAGAGGAATGCAG TGAACAAGTTCAAGACAGAGCTGGAGCAGAAGTGCTGTGAGGCAGGGCTCCGGGAGAGCCCAGTGGGGCTGTCGTGCGAGGAGAGGACCCGGCACGTCCGCCATGGGCCAGTCTGCATCGCCGCTTTCCTGAGCTGCTGTTATCTGTCTGAGGCCCTGACTCGAGAGGCCCGAGAGGAGCAGCTGCTTCTGGGGACAA TGGATGAAGACGAGGACTTGGATGACATCTTCCTGGAGGACCAGCCTGTCCGGACCTTGTTCCCTGAAAGTTGGTTCTGGAAGAAGATTACTCTGCCAAAAAGTGAATTGGG CATCTCCCACTTCAGCACCGCGGTGACGGTGCCAGATTCCATCACCACATGGCAGTTTGTGGCCGTCAGCATCAAGGCTGGACAAG GTCTTTGTGTCTCGGACCCCTTTGAGCTGACAGTCACAAAATCCTTCTTTGTGGATCTTAAGTTGCCCTTCTCCGTGATCAGGAATGAGCAAGTCCAGATCCAAGCCGTGCTGCACAATTTCAGGGGCAACTTAGTCAAG gTCTGAGTGGAGCTCCCCCACAAGGAACCACTGTGCAGTGCGGCCAAGCCAGGAGCCCCTTCCCGCCAG GCAGGGGGTCAGATACAGCAAATATCCCGTAGCATCGTCCTGAACCCCCAAG GTCAGACCCAGACGGAGCTGGTGCCAAAACAGGACTTTTTGAACAAGATGCCCAACACAGAGGCAGAAGTGTTTGTCAGTGTCCAAG GTGACATCCTTGGCGAGACAATCCTGGGCACCCTGACACCCCAAGAAACGCAGCGGCTGCTGACGGTCCCAAATGGCTGCCCCGAGCAGACGCTGAGCTCCCTGGCTCCCGTGATCATCCTGACCCGCTATTTGGATGCCACAGGCCAGTGGAGCAAGGTTGGGGTGGAGCTCAGAGAGGAGGTGATGAAGAACATTGTCAGTG GATACACCCGGATGCTTACCCACCGGAGCGCAGACGGCACCTACCACAGCAGCAAGGGAAACCCAGGAAGCACCTG GCTCATGAGCTACGTGTTCCGGGTCTTTGCCCTGGCCTATTCCACCATGACAATCAGGGCGCTCGACCGACACTCCCTCTGTGACATTGCCAACTGGATCATCACCCAGAGACAGGCGAAGGACGGGCACTTCTTGGAGAAAGGTCCTGTGTTCATGGCATCCATGCAG GGTGGCtacaaaggctctgaggcagacaTATCTCTCACAGCGCTTGTCCTGATCGCCCTGAATGAGGGGAAGGAGTTGTGCAACCAGGAGATACCG AATTTGGCTGCCAGCATGAAGCAAGCCCGTGACTTCCTGGAGAAAAAACTCCCCCACATTGAGACAACCTTTGCCATAGCTGTAGTCTCCTATGCCCTAGCCCTCACCGGGAGCCCCCAAGCCAATAACCGCCTGGACAGCTTTGCCAGCCAGG ACAAAACCCACTGGCCAGTGGGCAGCCTGGGCGAGAACTCCCTGTACACCATTGAGGCTACGGCCTATGCGCTGATGCAGAAGCTGAGACTGGGTCGACGCAATGAGACCCATGCCATCGCCAAGTGGCTACTGGAGAAgcgggagctgggaggaggcttCCAGTCCACCCAG ACCACGGTCGTGGCCATCGAAGCCCTCACTCGATTCCGCAAAGCTGTCCCCTTCGACGGTGTCCAGGATCTCAGCGTCCAGATCAGAGCCCCCAAGAGAGCCTTGAATGTGGAATGGCTCATCGATGAGAACAACGCCTACCAGCTGCGGTCAGCAAAG TTCTCTGCCCAAGATGACCTAGAGATCAAAGCCAGTGGCAGTGGAAGAGGCACCATCTCG ATCCTGACCACGTACCGCAGGTCCCCAGAGTCCTGGAAGGACTCCTGCAACATGTACCACCTAAATGTGACTCTTAACACAGCCCCAGAAG aGAATAAAAAGGGGGAAGCGACCTTTCAGCTCCGGATCGACACAAG GTTCCAGGGTTATCGTGAGGCCACAATGACCATCATGGAGGTCTCCCTGCTTACCGGCTTCTACCCTAACCAGGATGACCTCAAACAG CTCACAAGCGACGTGGAGAGATATGCCTTCCAGTGGGAGGCCAAGGTGGACTCCAACAGCAGCATCGTCGTCCTGTACCTGGAGAAG CTCTCCCACAAGGAAGATACAGTGCTGGGTTTCCGAGTCCACCAGATGCTGCAGGCCGAGTTCCTTCAGGCTGCCCAGGTCATGGTCTACGACTACTATGAGCCAT CCCGGAGGTGCAGCTCCTTCTACAACCTGCCCACAGAGCGCTCTTACCTGCAGAAGATCTGCCACAGGGACGTCTGCAGATGTGCCGAGG AACAGTGCCCATCCCCAAAGAAGGACAGCAACCAACTGAGGCAGGAGGAGCTCCAGGCAGCGGCCTGTGAGGTGGGCTTGGACTTCG TGTACAAGGCCAGGCTGGAGTCCGTGGAGACCTCCACCTCCAACCCTTACGTCTACTACAACATGCAGCTCCAAGCCATCATCAAGAGTG GCACGGACTCTGCCATACCCTTCAACAGGAAGAAATTCATCTCCCACGCCACCTGCTATGATTCCCTGGGGCTGCAAGAACACGAGACATACCTCATCATGGGCCAGACATCCGACCTGTGGAGAGTCAAATCTGA ATACTTCCACGTCCTGGGCAAGGAGACATTCCTCATGCACTGGCCGGCGGATGGGGCAGTGGGCAAGAAGGAATTGCTAGACCAACTGGAGGGATTTTCAGAATATATGCATACCCATGGCTGCGAGTCCTGA